A part of Paenibacillus sp. 481 genomic DNA contains:
- a CDS encoding pyridoxamine 5'-phosphate oxidase family protein has translation MRRSEFAIDIDNDPQEIAAFLHEQFFGYLATTGEDGFPRIKPLNFVYDEQQHVIYFHSSRKGEKMSQLAADPRASFAVAEMHSLIPSYFTNPVNACPATNFFRSVYMKGTVHVVTDLQEKAAAFTAFMEKLQPEGGYEPFDWTQPGYKQQEAAVSLMKLQIEHLSAKFKFGQNLTPQKVEQVEHGLAHRQAPGDEATIEWMRKLCPHRSALDGQVTATDNETS, from the coding sequence ATGCGCAGATCTGAATTTGCTATCGACATCGATAACGATCCACAAGAAATTGCAGCCTTTTTGCACGAGCAGTTTTTCGGCTATTTGGCAACGACCGGAGAGGATGGCTTTCCACGTATAAAGCCGCTAAATTTCGTGTACGACGAGCAGCAGCACGTTATTTATTTTCATAGCAGTCGGAAAGGGGAAAAAATGAGCCAGCTTGCCGCTGATCCGCGCGCTTCGTTCGCCGTCGCTGAAATGCACTCGCTCATTCCGTCTTACTTCACCAATCCCGTTAATGCTTGTCCGGCAACAAACTTTTTCCGTTCCGTTTATATGAAAGGCACCGTCCACGTCGTGACCGACTTACAAGAAAAGGCCGCAGCTTTCACGGCGTTTATGGAAAAATTACAACCCGAAGGCGGTTATGAGCCCTTTGATTGGACTCAACCAGGTTACAAGCAACAGGAAGCTGCCGTTTCGTTAATGAAGCTGCAAATTGAGCATTTATCGGCCAAATTTAAGTTCGGACAAAACTTAACGCCGCAAAAAGTTGAACAAGTAGAGCACGGCTTAGCGCATCGCCAAGCTCCAGGCGATGAAGCAACGATCGAATGGATGCGGAAGCTTTGTCCGCATAGGAGTGCTCTTGACGGACAAGTAACAGCTACCGATAACGAAACATCATAG